The genomic interval CCCGATCTGCGTACCCCTAACTGACCTGCGGTAGCGTTTACTTACCTCAACAGTCTTATCCTGATTATCCTCTGTTACCCAAACCGCATGAGGAAAATCCGAACCCGTAAATGCATGCCTGAATGCATTATAGATAGCACTATCAACCTTCCCCTGCTGGTAAAGTTCCTTAATAGAAGGCCAGCCCCAATCAGAAACCAGTGCTTCAACCGCCCCGAGCCCGTCCCGTTCGAACACCTCCACAAGCAGTGCCGTAACCATGCAGTTTCCTGACATCACAGCCACATTACAGTTGGATACTGCATACTCATTGCCGTTGAATGATAAAGCCAGTCCTCCGGCATCCCTGGTAAGATCCAGCATTTTCCAGTCAGTGATGCTGTCGCCTATGGTGGCTGATTGCTTAAGATCCTGTCCTTCCTTATCAAGAGCACTTATCAATGCCTCATATTTACTGGTGCCACCTATCGGTTTTATCTCTTCAAGCACACTACAAAAACCAGTGGAAGGGAGTATGTCCCAAAAAAAGCAATCCATCTGCCTGATAGACCGAACAGTATTGTCATCAAGCACATCCTCTCCGGCATTCGTATCAATATCCATGGGCGGCATAGATATAATGGTCCGGGCCATTTCCCTGACTAGGTCCTTATCGGTACCTGACATCTCACTGGCATATTCATCAATGGGAAACCACGTACAGTATGTATTTTCTTCAGGTACGCCTGCCAGGTAGGCCGTATAATGTACATACTGGTGGTAACTGGTACTGATGATATTTACTGTATAGCTGCGTCTTAGCAGCTCTATTGCCTTAATGGAACCGGCAATGAAATTTGCATTATCCTTTGCCTTTTTCACAAGGAAATCATTATCCAGGCCGAAGGCTATCAGGAACGGGGCAATCAATGCAAGGGTGTTTCCGGGTTCATAGTTCTTCTTATTAACAACGTATGCCAGGTAATCGTCATAAGCACTGATATTCGTAAAAAGCCGGTCACCCCCTTCAATCCCCTGGCGCACAATGTTAAAAGCATGGTCTGCCGTGACCCACGGTCCTTCCCAGTCTGAGTTGATCATTGAAACCCCTTGTTCAATTTATGTCAATAGTATGTATTTCTACATCCATGTATTTTTACACCCACTATTTTATACACCCACTTTAAATTTATTACTATTACCTCAGAACAATTCAAATATCCCGATCCCTGCCAGAGTGAGTGCAGTCACCACAATCCCGGCTATCAGTACGCCCGTGAATATCGCAAGCAGGGCATGCCTGAATTCAATACCGAACACGAATGCAGCAGCGCATCCCGTCCAGGCTCCGGTGACAGGCAGCGGCACTGCCACGAATAAAGTAAGTGCCAGTGTACCATATTTCTCAAACCTTGCATTGTGCTTGTGGTGAGTGCGGGTGAACAACCAGTTGAAAAATAGATCCCAAATTTTCCAGCGTCGCAGGAAATCCGATACCGGCCCAAGGAATAATAAAAGCGGGATAACAGGTATCATATTACCGATCACGGCCAGGAAGTACGCTTCAGGGACAGCCATACCGTAACCGCCAACCTCGGCCGGGGCAAGTGCAAGTGGTATGGCACCCCTGAGTTCTGCCACCGGAAGCATGGAAATAATAATAGTGGCTGCCCAGTCCGGAATCCAGGAAATAAGAGCAGCAATTGTGGCGCTAACTGTCATTTCCTTTCCCGGCCAGGACAAAATAAGCAAGCAGTGCCTCTAACTGTATCCGTTCATTGGCACCTTCTGTCAGCCTGAAATCTATCTCGCCGATACGATCCATCAATTTTACTTTCAGGATATCAGGGATGCTCTTGTCGAACATGGTCCTGTGTATCTGGACAATAATATCCTCGCCAGATAAGCCCTGGTTGATAAGTAAAGTGTCCAGCTTGGTCCTTGCACCGATAAAGTCCCCGCCCAGTGCCAGATCTATGAGGCTGCCGATCTCCTCTGGTCTGGCAGTGGCAGTGATCTGGTAGATTGCTTCCATATCTATCTTCTTATCCAGTAATCCAGCTGCCTGGAGGGCGTTAATTGCTTTTCTCATATCACCCATGGATACGTATTTTATTGCTTCCATGCCCTCGTCGTTGACCTCAAGTCCCTCTATCCCTGCGATATGGGCTATACGCTGCTGGATGGCTTCAAGTGAAATTGGCCCGAACCTGTATACAGCACACCTGGACTGGATTGGGTCTATGATCTTTGATGAGTAATTGCACGAGAGAATGAACCGGCAGTTGCTGGTGTATTTCTCCATGGTGCGCCTTAGTGCGCTCTGGGCGTCAGAGGTAAGTGCATCGGCCTCATCAAGGAAAATGATCTTGAAATCTGCTTCGCCCAGTGGGGCTGTGCGGGCAAAGTTCTTGATCTTGTTACGTACTACATCGATACCGCGCTCATCACTGGCGTTTAGTTCGGTAAAGTTATTTGTCCACGTGTCGCCGAACAGTTCCTTGGCAACAGCGATGGCTGAAGCCGTTTTGCCAACGCCGGGTGGGCCGGAAAACAGCAAGTGTGGCAGATTGCGGGATTTTACGTATGACTGGAGGCGTTTTACTATTTCGTCCTGTCCAACCACATCTTCCAGGGTGTGTGGACGATATTTTTCAATCCAGATCTCTTCTTTAATTTCCAGAACCTCCTTGTGGGATGGATGTATATATGATTTGATGGGTATAAGGTTTGTTAAAACATTTCAGATAATAACATAATAATATAATAACATATGTTCTTTATCAAGAAATTTGATGGACGTGTTGATCATAAGAATCTGGGACATCCCACCTGAGAGATTTTGCCGGAACCACTTGCTTGGTGAGCACAGGGAACTACATGCTGTGTGGTCTGTCATCACCAATGGCAAGAAAGCATATGCCAACCATCCTGAGATCACAAGATGGAGGGGGAGGCTAAAAGCCCTGTATTTGAGGCATGAGGAACTTGTCCGGGAGATGAAGGCAAGAGGTTACAATCATCATACACCACTTGATCCGGTACTTGCAACCGGCGAGGGTGTACAGAGCATTTTTGTAGTTCCTTATGAAGAGCAGATAAGGATTCTCAGGGAAAAGGAGTGCGGATGCAAAGTTTAGCTGGTCTTCCCTCAAATAGTATATTTTTCAATATCTTCAAGTGTATTTACGTTTAAAAATGTCTTGAGTTCCAGGTCCAGATCCAACTCCCTGATCTTATCCATTTCTATAAGCACCATATCTTCCAGATCAAAGATCGGCGCCAGAATGAACCTTTCACCCTGTTCGATAGCCTTTTTGGTCCCGGCCAGCATAGGTCCGGTACAATATACCGCATGCAGGGGTTCATATATTCCATCATCACTTACAGGCAGTGCCCCATCATGTCCCTTAGCGCTTTTGAACAAGAATTCCACCACATCGGCTTTAAGGAAAGGCATATCACAGGCAACAACAAAAACGTATTCACCACCAGCGGCCTTCAGTCCTTCAAGGATGCCGGCAAGGGGCCCCACATCAACATATTTATCCACTACGATTATCCGACCTGTGGTACATTCTTCAAGGAGTTGCTTTTGCCTGTCATCCCTTACTGACACAATAATCTCATCCACCACTCCTTCAAGGACTTCGATGGTATGCTCGATGATCGGTTTACCATTTATGGGTATCAGGGCTTTCTCCTTATACCCGAGCCGCTTACCCCGGCCGCCAGCCAGTATTATTGCAGAATTATTGATCATATTTTAATGTACTCTGTTGGTACCTGGATTTGAGTCCTGTCAGGTCCAGCAGGTTTTTCATAATGCCATTGATGACATCAGAGCTGTGCAAGATCACACCTGCATCATGTCCGTTCATCTCATATGCTTTGTCACCTTCAGGGACATCAAACCTGCTTATGTCCTCCCTGAACTCCTTGAGCCTCTCATTCCTGGATTCCCTTACAAAGGAGCTGGTTTTTGGCGTAATCCCGACAAGGCTTAGTTCATATCTGAAACACGGCCGGTTCAACAGGCTTGTTAATATGTATACTGCAACTGGGTACCTGTACCCTGGATCCACATCTTTTAAACTATTTTCCAGTATCCGGTAGATGTCTGTTTCCTGCCCCTTGCGATTATATGAATATACCTTTGAAGGGGGAATTTCTTGTTCTACAAGGTAACCAGTGTCATATAACGCCCTGAGGTATCCTGTAATGATCAACCTGTGCTGGTCATATCCTTCTGATTTCAGTTCCCTGGATATGCTACTTATGGAAAGCTGGCGCTCCTTTAGCATATTTGTGATTACATTAAAGAATTTCTCAGACATGTATAATAATTGCTATTGGTAACAAACCTGATAAATACTTTGGTAAATAACACCAAAACAACCATTTATCACAGATGGACTACTGAGTGAATAAGAAAATATGGAACTGCATTGTAGTTCTTGATCACAATATCAGTTATATGAAATTGTGAAACTCATATAAAAATGTATAATTTACTCTATATATATTATTAGGAATCGCGAGAACAATTATCAGTGGTATATTTTGGTTTAGCGAAGTTTGGTTATTTTTGTGTGGTCATATATGGATATTCTACGCAGTGTGATGTCTACTTCTACATGTTTCTGACCAATTTTGATAATGTCTCCCACATGAACCTTATTGTCAAAGTTCCAGAGAACTTTTACGCGATCACCAATTAAGATTTGTCTTCCCCTGGAATCTTTCATTTTTGACCACTTCCATTTATTGAATTATTTCCTAAACCCTTTACTATATCAGCAAATATTACGATTTCAATTTGATTAAGTTATGTTAACAGTTTATAATTACTTTGTATTTAATGTTATGGGAAAGATATAGAGACTTTTTATTATTTTCCGAAGCTGATAGACATTTAAAATTAAGTTATCTAGTTACTATTTAAAATTTATTACATAATAAATAATAAACTTTATGTAATATATGACCTATATTTTCTTTATCAAGAAATTTGATGGACGTGTTGATCATAAGAATCTGGGACGTCCCACCTGAGAGATTTTGCCGGAACCAGTTGCTTGGTGAGCACAGGGAACTACATGCTGTGTGGTCTGTCATCACCAATGGCAAGAAAGCATATGCCAACCATCCTGAGATCACAAGATGGAGGGGGAGGCTAAAAGCCCTGTATTTGAGGCATGAGGAACTTGTCCGGGAGATGAAGGCAAGAGGTTACAATCATCATACACCACTTGATCCGGTACTTGCAACCGGCGAGGGTGTACAGAGCATTTTTGTAGTTCCTTATGAAGAGCAGATAAGGATTCTCAGGGAAAAGGAGTGCGGATGCAAAGTTTAGCTGGTCTTCCCTCAAATAGTATATTTTTCAATATCTTCAAGTGTATTTACGTTTAAAAATGTCTTGAGTTCCAGGTCCAGATCCAACTCCCTGATCTTATCCATTTCTATAAGCACCATATCTTCCAGATCAAAGATCGGCGCCAGAATGAACCTTTCACCCTGTTCGATAGCCTTTTTGGTCCCGGCCAGCATAGGTCCGGTA from ANME-2 cluster archaeon carries:
- a CDS encoding small multi-drug export protein, whose translation is MTVSATIAALISWIPDWAATIIISMLPVAELRGAIPLALAPAEVGGYGMAVPEAYFLAVIGNMIPVIPLLLFLGPVSDFLRRWKIWDLFFNWLFTRTHHKHNARFEKYGTLALTLFVAVPLPVTGAWTGCAAAFVFGIEFRHALLAIFTGVLIAGIVVTALTLAGIGIFELF
- a CDS encoding replication factor C small subunit, translating into MKEEIWIEKYRPHTLEDVVGQDEIVKRLQSYVKSRNLPHLLFSGPPGVGKTASAIAVAKELFGDTWTNNFTELNASDERGIDVVRNKIKNFARTAPLGEADFKIIFLDEADALTSDAQSALRRTMEKYTSNCRFILSCNYSSKIIDPIQSRCAVYRFGPISLEAIQQRIAHIAGIEGLEVNDEGMEAIKYVSMGDMRKAINALQAAGLLDKKIDMEAIYQITATARPEEIGSLIDLALGGDFIGARTKLDTLLINQGLSGEDIIVQIHRTMFDKSIPDILKVKLMDRIGEIDFRLTEGANERIQLEALLAYFVLAGKGNDS
- a CDS encoding pyrimidine dimer DNA glycosylase; the encoded protein is MRIWDIPPERFCRNHLLGEHRELHAVWSVITNGKKAYANHPEITRWRGRLKALYLRHEELVREMKARGYNHHTPLDPVLATGEGVQSIFVVPYEEQIRILREKECGCKV
- a CDS encoding molybdenum cofactor guanylyltransferase, whose protein sequence is MINNSAIILAGGRGKRLGYKEKALIPINGKPIIEHTIEVLEGVVDEIIVSVRDDRQKQLLEECTTGRIIVVDKYVDVGPLAGILEGLKAAGGEYVFVVACDMPFLKADVVEFLFKSAKGHDGALPVSDDGIYEPLHAVYCTGPMLAGTKKAIEQGERFILAPIFDLEDMVLIEMDKIRELDLDLELKTFLNVNTLEDIEKYTI
- a CDS encoding pyrimidine dimer DNA glycosylase, with protein sequence MRIWDVPPERFCRNQLLGEHRELHAVWSVITNGKKAYANHPEITRWRGRLKALYLRHEELVREMKARGYNHHTPLDPVLATGEGVQSIFVVPYEEQIRILREKECGCKV
- a CDS encoding NTP transferase domain-containing protein, which produces GEYVFVVACDMPFLKADVVEFLFKSAKGHDGALPVSDDGIYEPLHAVYCTGPMLAGTKKAIEQGERFILAPIFDLEDMVLIEMDKIRELDLDLELKTFLNVNTLEDIEKYTI